The following nucleotide sequence is from Vitis vinifera cultivar Pinot Noir 40024 chromosome 14, ASM3070453v1.
AGCTATGATTGGCCAACACCCCATTGCAAACCCTTGGATAGATACCGAATGAGCAATAAAGAGTTGCTCAAAATGTCCATCACTTGAATGCCCCAACTCAACAATGCTTCCCGGATTTGTTGCAACCATTTTCTCACACATCCAAGGCaacaatttgtaataatatttgGGTTCGCCATAAATGCGCTCATTTGCCTTCTCCTTGATATTCCATGCTTGAAGATATGTCAATTGCATCTCATGTTGCCTTTGAAAGTCCTTACAAATTTGGCGAGGTTGGTAATCGGGAGTGGACTGGAAGACATCATCAATAAGCAATGAAACCCGATTAGATCTCACTAAAGGTTGGCATGCAGCAACATTTTCCAAATTATGATTATGGTGGTTATGAAAAATGTGAACCTGGACAATGTTCGAATCCCCAATTGCACGAGCTGTGACTTTCCAAGGACATTTAGTAACTGTGCAAACAATTGTCATGTGTTTCGTACTATTCCTCTTGAAGCGATAATGGAATCTACCAGCAATTGACATCAAAGAAACAGCATCACGGAACTCGGCAGCATTGGGGAAGGTATGTCCACTACCCATAATGGAATTTTCAAACCACCTTAAGTCACGTTTGAATATATTTGCTTCCGCACATCTATGGGAAAACCCATATGACTCAATTGTAAGAGAGTCATCACAGATATTAATTGGCAGATCGCCACCAAATGGAAGTAGGTGTGCAAAATTCGAACCAACAATAGGAGAAGGGGCACtacaaagggaaaaaatatatatatatatattcattcatatacatatatttgaAGAAAAGTTAATAGACATAGTGGATATGATGTTGGGAAGGCTATCAGTACCTATTCGGTGCTATACAACCTTTAACAACTTCACTTGATGATGAGACATAGACGTGACAACTTTTGGTCCGGTTCAGCTTTTAAGCTGAAAGGGGCTTTGGACTGGCGTCGAACCAAACGAATCATCCAGTTTTCTATAATCAACATGTGGGTCAACCAAAACGCCATTGGGCCTTGGCCGCATTGGGCCTAAAATCCTCCTAGTCTTCCACCCACTAAGAGGCCTTGCAGCATTTGGGACCCCTCCCACCATCAGCCCACTCGTCACACGGCTTGGGCAACTTTCCTCTTCCTTGGTGAAAGGTTATTTATGGAGATCATTAAACTTGTGagtttccgatgtgggatgtggAATttgattataaagaaaaataaaaatatttatttattttatatatataaacataactAAATATCAACTTACCccaaaataattctaatatagtaattaaataaatatttaactttaaccACCAATGACTAAAATTATGTATCTAATTACTATTATGATTACACTTGAAGCTAGTAACAAATCCAAATTTGGCAAAGAACTCCTAACCAAGtatttaaaaatcggattggttcaaccggttgaatcGTCGATCGAACCCTTATTTGGTTCGGTGCAGCTTTTGAGCTGGAAGGGGCTTTGGACTGGTGTTAAAACCGGACGAATCGTTCAGTTTTCTATGAACCAATCAACGTGTGGGTAAACCAAAACGTCATTGAGCCTTGGCTGCATTGGGCCTAAAATCTTCCTAGTCTTCTACCCACTACGAGGCCTTGCAGCATTGGGGACCCCTCCCATCAATAGCCCACTCGCAAGGCCCATTGGGCCATTTTCCTCTTCCTTAGTGAGAGTTTATTTATGGAGCTCATTAAACTTGTGAGTTTCATATGTGGGATGTGTGATGTGGGATttgattataaagaaaaataaaaatatttatttattatatatatatatataaacataactAAAGATCAACTTACCccaaaataattctaatatagtaattaaataaataattaactttAACCACCAATGACTAAAATTATGTATCTAATTACTATTATGATTACACTTGAAGCTAGTGACAAATCCAAATTTGGCAAAGAACTCCTAACCAACTATTTTAAAATGGGatcggttcaaccggttgaataGTCAACCGAACCCTGATTTTGTCCAGTTCAGCTTTTGAGTCGGAAGGGGCTTTGGACTGGCGTCGAACCAAACGAATCGTCCAGTTTTCTATGAACGGATCAACGTGTGGGTCAACCAAAACGCCATTGGGCCTAAAATCTTTCTAGTCTTCCACCCACTAAGAGGCCTTGTAGCATTGGGGACCCCTCCCACAAACAACCCACTCGTGCAGCCCATTGGGCAGCTTTCCTATTCCTTAGTGAGAGGTTATTTATGGAGCTCATTAAACTTGTGagtttccgatgtgggatgtggGATTTgattataaagataaataaaaatatttctttattatatatatataaacataactAAATATCAACTTACcctaaaataattctaatatagtttttagataaatatttaactttaaccACCAATCACTAAAATTATGTATCTAATTACTATTATGATTACACTTGAAGCTAGTGACAAATGCAAATTTGGCAAAGAACTCCTaaccaattatttaaaaatcagatcggttcaaccggttgaatcATCGACCGAACTCTGATTTGGTGCGATTCAACTTTTGAGCCCGAAAGGACTTTGGACTGGCGTCGAATTGGACGAATCATCCAGTTTTCTATGGACTGATCAACATGTGGGTCAACCAAAACGCCATTGGGCCTTGGCCGCATTGGGCCTAAAATCTTCCTAGTCTTCCACCTAGTAGGAGGCCTTGCAGCATTGGGAACCCCTCCCACCAACAGCCCACTCATCATGCGACCTATTGGGCAGCTTTCCTCTTCCTTAGTGAGAGGTTATTTACGGAGCTCATTAAACTTGTGagtttccgatgtgggatgtggGATttgaatataaagaaaaataaaaatatttatttattatatatatataaagagaactAAAGAACAACTTACCccaaaataattctaatatagtaattaaataaataattaactttAACCACTGATAACTAAAATTATGTATCTAATTACTATTATGATTACACTTGAAGCTAGTGACAAATCCAAATTTTGCAAAGAACTCCTaaccaattatttaaaaatgggatcagttcaaccggttgaaccgttGACCGAACCCTGATTTGGTCCGATTCAGCTTTTGAGCCGGAAAAGGCTTTGGACTGGCTTCGAACCGGACAAATCATCTAGTTTTCTATGAACCGATCAACGTGTGGGTCAACCAAAACGCCATTGGGTCTTGGACGCATTGGGCCTAAAATATTCCTAGTCTTCCACCCACTAGGAGGCCTTGCAGCATTGGGGATCCCTCCCACCAACAACCCACTCGTCACGCAGCCCATTGGGCAGCTTTCCTCCTCTTTAGTGAGATGTTATTTATGGAGCTCATTAAACTTGTGAGTTTctcatgttatatatatatatatatatatatatatatatatatatatatatatatatatataaacataactAAAGATCAACTTACcctaaaataattctaatatagtaattaaataaatatttaactttaaccACCAATGACTAAAATTATGTATCTAATTACTATTATGATTACACTTGAAGCTAGTGACAAATCCAAATTTTGCAAAGAACTCCTaaccaattatttaaaaatcggatcAGTTCAACCGATTGAACCGTCGACCGAACCCTGATTTGGTCTGGTTCAGCTTTTGAGCTGGAAAAGGCTTTGGACTGGCGTCGAACCGAGCGAATCGTCCAGTTTTCTATGAACCAAACAACGTGTGGGTCAACCAAAATGCCATTGGGCCTTGGCCGCATTGGGCCTAAAATCTTCTTAGTCTTCCACCCATTAGGAGGCTTTGCAGCATTAGGGACCCCTCCCACCAACAGCCCACTCATCGCGCGGCCCATTGGGCAGCTTTCCTCTTCCTTAGTGAGAGGTTATTTATGGAGCTCATTAAACTTTTGagtttccgatgtgggatgtggGATttgattataaagaaaaataaaaatattatatatatatatatatatatatatatatatatatatatatataaacagaACTAAAGATCAACTTACCccaaaataattctaatatagtaattaaataaataattaactttAACCACCAATGACTAAAATTATGTATCTAATTACTATTATGATTACCCTTGAAGCTAGTGACAAATCCAAATTTGGCAAAGAACTCCTaaccaattatttaaaaattggatcgGTTCAACCGTCAACCGAACCCTGATTTGGTCCGGTTCAACTTTTGAGCCGGAAGGGGCTTTGGACTGGCGTTGAACCGGACGAATCGTCCGATTTTCTATGAACCAATGAACGTGTGAGTCAACCAAAACGCCATTGGGCCTAAAATCTTCCTAGTCTTCCACCCATTAGGAGGCCTTGTAGCATTGGGGACCCCTCCCACCAACAACACACTCGTCGCACGGCCCATTAGGCAGCTTTCCTATTCCTTAGTTTGAGGTTATTTACGGAGCTCATTAAACTTGTGagtttccgatgtgggatgtggGATttgattataaagaaaaataaatgcttGCATTGTGAGAATTTGAACCTCAAATCAAAGGTTTACAAAAGGAGGAGACAACCATCATTCTACATAATCCCTTTATTAAATATGGGTagcaatattttatattaatgctctttgcaatttttataataattattaacaataaatatgaaaataatataaattaattaatataatatttttaaaataataaaatgcatAGATATGTAGATAGAattaaatgttataattttcttctcatatgtaaatattatacatattctatttgataaaatttgatatattaatacatttatatttatgtttatcaattaatagacatattaaatacaaaaaaaatgaaatgttataattttaatattatatatatataaatttcttaaaattattcttaattttaataaaatataaattatttatttatgatatcacTGTTCGACCACCGGTCCAACCAATGAACCGTGAATcggtaactttttcggttcaatgaTCGGTtcgattctgaaaacattgttcctaactatttaaaaaaagaattatttgatttataatctaataaaattactttattaatcttatattatgttatcattattattattattgttgttcaaaaattattttagtgtTTCTTGCGCATCTAGTATAGACTAAAATGAAGTTTCCAAATATATTAAACCAATCATTTAcatctattttaaaattgatttttgaaggGTTGGAAGTGGATCATGatctttgaaaacatttttattttaataaaaattatgtatttaataaaaatataaaaaaatttaaaattttaaagaattactTAAAATATTCATTCTTTAACGAGTACTGGGCCTGGTTGAAGTGCAAGACACGTGAACACTAACTAATagtgaattttcttttatatttatattgattttaattatttgataaaaattataagacaaaaattttcatatattttatgtttgtacttcaatatattttattttataataattacatTTATCCATTTTCACGTTACAATTGTAGTCTACATTAAAATTAgggtaaaatatttttctaaaaataattttctattctctcaaaaggaaaataattttgaaaagcaTTTGTTTGTCTTCTTTTTGCAAAAACTCAAGTCAAATAATAGActtctttttataataaaagattaattcttttattatttttaaaaacaattgcctaaagtatataaaaattcataaataaaccatttttccactaatatttatcttcttcccttttatttatttttttcttctctttttatttttaaaattttttttttaggataatccCATGGAGTGAATTGTAGACTATAGActgaaaaaaaattccaaaatattgGTCGTTCTTCcgattgttttcctttttttttttttaaagggtgaataaaaaattcaccCATCTTTGAGAGaatgttttattttgtatagtgcaaatattaatatttacaaACTATATAGGATTTAGATATAAAGTTTTTATAATCTAaactattattttcattttaaaagaaaaagtacatgTCACATCATAAAATTTGTACACCTAAACTttcatttatgaaattaaagaataatatggAAGGTGTCGTTTGCTTACCCGAATTGGAGATCCAATGCCTATTTatcaaatgaaaatgatttttttttttaatttaacattTAGTTATTTCTAATTATGAAAgttaagattattattttagttttttaaaagtttaagaaATATGATGTTAAaggaattttatttaaatgagaTTAATAGTTtgtttatctaatttttttgaaatttttggaaaaaatcatgtcaaataaatcttatttaattaagTCATACTCATGacatgataaataataatataagcttgtttattagataattttataaattaattatatataattatattaatttaattaaaaataatcaattacttttaataggtgattttctaaaaatcatttttagagaGAATGTTTCTCCTAGAagcattttaaagaaaaatatttgacagtaattaaaaaaaaatcacaaattttatataaaaaaacttttaaaatttttaaaaatcacttttaggattaaaaaattatttatagtgttttttaaataaacactCTATAGGTGAttattctaaaaacacttttagaaaaatcacttaaaatttttgtagcatttaaaaaaaaaaaaaacttttagccttaaaatgattttaaagaaaaattgaaacatttttaaaattttaaaaaattagttatagTGTTGAAACATCACTTATAATGTTTGTTACAAAAACAATTGAtgtgattctcttaaaaatacttctaaaaaaaCACtcactaaatattttaaaaataataataataataataataataataataataataaaagttagaACAAAACTATATTCCAACTTTtatagtataaaaatattatggttGATAATAtacattttccaaatttaattcacttttataatataatatgttacaaaaatatcttttttatttatttatattcaaatagtTACCaatgtttcataaaataatttctaataattatttCCCAAATTCCctaaaaagtaaatattttttgtttctcctttttttaaaaataaaatgtctaTGTTCATAGGTTTTCCACGGATCTAAAACcataaaaagtatatatatataaaaaaaacaagaaacttAGGTTTTGCTTGAAAACtttgaaatgttttaatttatttttaatatttttaaatatattttaaaaaataatttgtacattcaattttttaattcaaatcattcaaCATGTttgtataactattttttaaaacgaaacttaaaaaaccaattaaaacaattaaaaacaattaaaagatattctttgaagattttttttttttcaggttataaaacatatttttctatttttttttcctaaagaacaaaaaactattttaaaaaataattgtcaaaaaaccttattttcatattaaaaaccTCTCGTGATGccttatttgaaaaccaaaaaagaaaaatcaaataaaaatccaaaaccGAAATCtcaaatgaagaagatgaattAATCAcggttttaaataaaaatagagatgaagataaataaaaacaaatcaacTATCATACCAACATAGATTATGTTTCAATATGGTGGGTCAATGAGACGTGACATCTAAAAAGTTGTCGCCATAATTGTGAGTAAAGGAGAGGATGTTCCAAGGATGTCCTCTGATTTTCTGTTGAAATATAGGCATTTTATGTGGCGTGGTCATTTTCTCGTCATTGAAGGGATCGAGGTTCTTTTCTGTGTGTTCTTTGATCTTTATAATGGTAAACTCCAATTAAAGATAAGACCGAGTTGTTGGGACAGGAGTTCCTAAAGAATTGGTGGCAGCTATGTAGAGAAGGTGGGTGCACCCCCGGAAGCATGCTATTGGGTCTTCCTCGCCCGAcaacaaaatcaagaaggaTCCACTCCCATGCATGCCCTATCACTGTCTGTTAGATCCGTCAATCTCACTCTCCTTCCACACACACTCCATCAACCCTATCCCTTTCTCAAAACTCAAATCCTACTACCCTCTATGTCCCTTTATTCATTTCAATGTCTTCGTAATGCAAATTCCTCAATTTTccacatttaatttattttgccAACCTTACACCTGTTGAAATTATAATCCATTTTGggaatttgagaaaaattagaaattattatttacttAGGTTTTTTATGTTAATTAAGACTTTAGGTCGAATATAAATTAGAGTTATACCGCAAGTATAattagtttattataaatagatttattattatattaaaaaaatataatagaatacaataaaatattattttagaaaaatattatcagCATCCAATCTTGTGTGTTCCAACATATGATATCAAAGGTAGAAAATTAAGGAATGTGAAATGTAATATCAAAGCTAGAACAACAAGAAATGTATATAATTGCAAGAAAGTCACAATTTTATCGGTGAAAGTATGGTTATAAATAATAACTCAATTCATCTTCAACTCTCCAAATTTATAGGTAAGAACCATATGCTTATCTTGTTTAGACCTTaagatttatcaaatataataagtAATGGTTCCAATGAAGTGACCAATTCAAAAGAATTCAAGGCACTATTGTTGGGAATCCTAAATTGCTTTATTCTCTAGCTCTAGATTGAAAAAGGTGCATGTAATCTATCCCTATACTCTCTAGATCTAATATAATGGAAAATATGGTATCAAAAACCATAAAAGAacctaaatctaaaaatatagtGAACATACCTGTGATCTGGATGTTtccaaatcaaatacaattcATTGAAGTTATCATAGAAGCTATAGAACTCATCTACTCGATGTTCTTCCACCCAATCTCTCCACACACGAATCTAGGCATGTAAGAGAAATGTGAGATTTTCTTCCTCTTTAAGGGTGGCTAGGATTTCTCTTTGGAAAAACCCTCTAGAAGACAGAACATCTAAATCTCAACCCTTAAGGGGGTTTATATACGACTCCAtgtgggtttaagtgacttaaaccAAAATTGGACTTGGGTCACCTAATCCAACCCACCTAGGTCTTAATTAAGTAATAGCCCTATTAGGCtccattaattaattagccctattaggctttaataaattaattaacctaGTCCAAACGGACAATTCATATGATCTACTGCAACTTTGTGCTTTTACTAAAACActttatgcacacttatgaaccAAAAACTCAAATCACATAAATAAGACATGTCACCATTAATTAGAAGCTCAAGTGGGGACTACTAGgaccataggaaaatattgtcTCTCCCATAATCCTATtctaaaattgattcaacacTCTACTAaaaagaatcaactacacttcGTTATCCTACAGAATTACAACAAAACAAAGTTCAAGTCTATAAGTTACTAACCATTGCTTGTAGACTCTTCATGAATTgatgttcataatctaataagaTAGTGTTATCCTATCAATATTATCTCTCGAatcattgagttacaaatccacttattatatgatcaattgacatactctaacttcaAAGAGAATATGtcaaatatcattaaaagaatTGCTATGATCATAATCTTCTTAATCACATGTCTTTTAGACCACTTAAAggaacacactatctcaatctcatgagatatcatggtactttcattgagaatacttattgtcaCCAACTTTCATCAGCAATGACCAAATCTGTGGAGATATATGACCATATTAGGATCTTATCCATAGGTCAAAGCTACTTATTGACTTCAGCAAatgctcaatatcctctcaaagttAAGAGTCTATGcaatatagtagtttggtgaaccATAACAACTAGTAGTCGTATATTATGATTCACCGTAAGTCTTATATAATTTGTAACCATACACAATGAGAAACTCATCTCGACAACTAAGATAAATTATCCctttaattaggaggtagttcactacaatctctactagATTTCTTAAATCCATTATTTGACAATGAACTACTTATCATCTTGCAAGAAGCCTATGACTTATATCCtttatgcaactcttaatgtacccaagtcatgtacaatgtgaGTAATATGAAGATGAGTGCTAAGATAACCAATTAATTCATATAGGATAATAAAGGAAACtggaaacataaataaataaatttattaataaatcaactATCTATTACATCATACCATGCTTTCCAAAGCTTTATCCCAACAActatcaaagaaacaaaaaagttcACTAACAAATTTATTGAAAGATTCTTAAAAGAAAGATCAAAAAACACTTTATGCAATACTCCAAGTAGTAGATGAATCCATATTTGAGAAAAtctcataataaataaaataaaataaaaaaaggcatAGGTCActctataaaaattatataaaggtGATGATCATGTGAAACGAATGAAATTGCAgacaataaaaagtgaattcgAGCCTtattacatgaatgactctaaatCAATCTTAGATTATTTTGATCATGTACAAACCATTGTAAACCAAATGCAAGTTAATGGTGAGAAGCTTGATGATCAA
It contains:
- the LOC104881596 gene encoding uncharacterized protein LOC104881596; translated protein: MGSGHTFPNAAEFRDAVSLMSIAGRFHYRFKRNSTKHMTIVCTVTKCPWKVTARAIGDSNIVQVHIFHNHHNHNLENVAACQPLVRSNRVSLLIDDVFQSTPDYQPRQICKDFQRQHEMQLTYLQAWNIKEKANERIYGEPKYYYKLLPWMCEKMVATNPGSIVELGHSSDGHFEQLFIAHSVSIQGFAMGCWPIIAIDSTHMSGPYRGALFLATAYDANDTMFPLVFGVMNSENYDDWSWFLQNLKKGLGNVGIPCEHAAAVILSIGHNVVDFVQDWHKFPMQELI